Below is a window of Tolypothrix bouteillei VB521301 DNA.
AGCTTGACGAGCATCTTCACCCGCCCCAAGGTTTTGCACGTTGATGAATGTAATGTCTGTAATTCCAAGAAATCCGAAAATTGCTCTTAAGAAAGGTTCTTGATAGTCGTATGGTGCAGCAGGGCTTCCAGGTGAAAAGTCGCCACCTCTGGCTGTTACAATCAGCATCTTTTTGCCTTCAACTAACCCTTTAAAACCACCATTAGCATCAACAGCAAAGGTACGACCAGCACGCACGATCTGGTCAATATAGGCTTTGAAGATAGAGGGAATATTAAAGTTATACATTGGCACGCCAAACACATAACGGTCAGCAGCCAAAAACTCATCTACCAAGAGATCGGATACTTCAATGGCTTTCACAAGTTCGGGTGTGCGAGCATCTGGCGGAGTAAAAGCTGACGCAATCCATGCTTCGTCTACATGAGGTACGGGATTGTGACCTAAATCCCGGTAAGTTACTGTATCCCCTGGATAGGTGTTTTTCCAAGCTGAGACAAACTCAGTCGCAAACTTGCGCGAAAAGGAACGTTCTCCACGAGGACTTGAGTCAATATGTAAGATATGCGCCATAGTGAAGTATAAAGTATGAAAGATAGGAGTTTTTCCGTATTAACTTTAAGCTATGTAAAGTTACTATGGAAAGTAGGCACTTAAAAGTAAGCTACTTACCAAAAAGAAACTGCGAGGTATAGATGGAAGCTAAAGCGGAAAACCACAGCAGGTTAACTTGTGAAGTGGAAACCACTCTTAGAGTCATTGGTGGACGCTGGAAAGTTTTGATTATTCGAGAATTGATGCTAGGTGTCAAACGCTTTGGCGAATTACAACGGGCTTTAGATGGAATTACTCAAAAAATGCTAACTCAGCAACTTCGGGAGATGGAAGAGGATGGAATTATCTCTCGCAAAGTTTATCCGCAAATTCCTCCCAAAGTAGAATATTCTTTAACTCCTCTGGGTGAAAGTCTGCAACCAATTCTTTATGCGATGCATGAATGGGGTGTCAAACATCTTTCTCAAGTCAACTTGACTCGCGAAGCGTAAGCTGAAAGAGCGCTTATCGCCACTAGCTCCGCCCTAAAGATTCATCAGCTATTGTTTTGCAAATACTCAATCGCCGCCTCTATTTTTGAAGGATAACCTTCAGAAAATCGTTCAAACCAAAGACCTTCAGGTGAATATGGATCTAGTTTATCCAGCCAATCCTGAGCTTGCTTTTTTAAAGTTTCTATCTTTTTAGCTTCGATTTCTAAAAGCTGAATTTGCTCTTGTTGTATCTGTTCCTGTCGTTCCCATTCCAAAGCTAAGTCTTTTTGCTCAAACTCAGCCTTAACTTGTTCTAGAAGATTATCAATAGGATTTGTCGCTTTTGATAGCGGTATAGCGATCGCGTTTGTAGGAACTTGCTGGCTTTGTTCTGGTTTGGGCTGTTCGTAATTCGCTATCGCGTTTGTAGGAACTTGCTGGCTTTGTTCTGGTTTGGGCTGTTCGTAATTCGCTTTTAGTTCAGCTAGTAATTTATCAATAGAATCCATATATTTAGCAACCAGTAATTGGCTATAAATGCAGGTAAATCTCCCCGCTTTCTTTAAGAATTTGGGGAGCTAACCAAGCTTAATCATTTATAGCATTCAGCAGGACTTCAGATAGACTCATATCTTCCATATCATCCATAGTAATGGTGTCGCAAATGTCAAACTTTGCACCCGCTCCTTGCAGTTCATCATCTAGAACTTTCAAAAACCGGGTTGCTTGAGCATCTTTACCCACTTGAATAAAAGAAATGGCTAATTCTTCATCCCGATCCATACGGCGAGAAGCTTCAATAATGACCTTCATAACCGCTTTGCGATCGTCCGGTTCGCCATCTGTAACGACTAAAATTGTCTCTCCATTTTCCTTTGTTTGATTGGCGCTCTTGCGTTGGAAATAATTATCAAGAGCATGTTGCAGTACGCCTGCTAAGTCCGTACTTCCTGCGGGATCGTTCTCTTGAAAAATTTGTGTCACCTTACTAGCAGTGACATTTTCATAACGCTTGAACTTTCCAGAAAAGAGATAAACAGTAATACCGTCAGGGTCAAACTGTTCGCATTTAGTTGCTAAAGCAAAGGTCGATTCTTCTGCTGTAGCCCATCGACTTTTTCCCCCTTTTTGGTCTGGGGTTGCCATACTGCCACTTTTATCGATTATCAAGGTATAATCTCGGTTTTGTAACATTTCGTAATTTGCCATAAAATTTTCTATTTATCTATCTATTTTAGAGACAAGTCAGTGGGTGCAAATAATCGTGACTCCTTTTTCTAGAAGATGTATGCGCTAAAGTGGTACTACAAGCCAAATAAGAGAGATTTTACTTTTCGTTACATACTAGAAAATTTTTCCGCTAGCACGGTTCCCAGTATCAGACTCGTAGCAGTACCACTGAGAAGTCAAAGTGTTATTCCCATCATCATTGAATTCTCCTGCTTTCACGGGGGAGACTGTACAGCAGTTGAGATATTCCTAAAAAGACAGCGTATGCACAACCCTGCATCTCTCCTATTTGTTTTAATAATTATTATCATTACATATGCTGCGCTCGGAGTGCTATGCTTTACGACCCTACGATTGCAATCTCATTAGCAACAATGCAGCCCATCGACCTGTTTAACAAGCAAAAACAAAACATAGAGGTTATGGCATCAGAAAAGCATAAAATCTCTGAGATTCTTGCTAATAACCTCTTTCTAATCAGTAATTGCATTCATTAAAACATCTGCAAGACTCATATCTTCTAAATCTTCTAGAGTCAAGGTATCGCAGATATCAAACTTCGCACCAACACTTTGCAACTGGTCATCCAAAGCTTTCAAAAACTTAGTTGCTTGGGGATCGGAACCTACTTGAATAATCGAAATTCCTAATTCTTCATCGCGATCCATCTTGCGAGTTGCATCGATGATAACTTCAAAGACTGCTTTGCGATCGTCTGGTTCGCCGTCGGTGACAATCAGAATCGTTTCTCCGTTTGGTTTTGTTTTACCCGCAGCTTTGCGTTGAAAGTAATTTTGAGTGGCATGCAGCAAAACACCCGCTAAATTGGTTGTACCTGCTGGGTCGTTTTCCATAAATATCTGAGCCACTTTAGCGGAAGTGACTTCTTCGTAACGTTTGAATTTTCCAGAAAATACGTAAACGGTAATGCCATCGGGGTCGAATTGCTCGCACTTTCTGGCTAATGCGAGTGTAGATTCTTGCGCTATATCCCATCTGCTTCTACCACCCGCTTGGTCGGGTGTAGACATGCTGCCACTTTTATCTAAGATTAAGGTGTAATCGCGATCGCTCATCATATTTGCCTTTGATTGTTGATTCATGTCTCTAGTGTAGCTAGCGTGCTTTTCCGAACCTAAGTTTGTTGCAGAAATTTTTTATTTCACGCCAAGACGCAAAGCCGCTCGGAAACACTTTGCGACTTTGCGACGAATGCGTGAGTTTTTCTTTGCTCCTTAATCGTATCCACCAAAAGAAAACAGAGTCATATCTCGATCTGTAGAATTCATCAATCCGTGAAGATTACCGGGTTTGAGCATTGTCAGGTATCCGGGACGAAACGTGCGAATTTCAAAACATCGCTCTCTTTGAGGCATTTTACACCAGTCTCCCATCACCATAAAACCTTGACCGCTGACTAAGAAAAAGATTTCTTGGTTATCTCTGTGGCGGTGTAAGCCGATACCGCATCCTGACTTCAGAATATTGAGGTCAACGTAATTGACTGCAAAGAATGGTTCGGAATCACTCCCATGATTTTTGGAATCGAAGGCGTTGAAACTCCACGGATTTAACAAGCGACCCAGTTCGTTAATTCTGTTACCATTGCGATCGATATCGCCCAATTTCTGGGATTTTCTGCCATAGTTAGACAAAAGGTTGCGGTACTCCAAAAAGCCGGGACCGCTGTGAGGGCTAGAACTGATACCAGTTTCTAAGTAATTGTCCCAACCGCGCAGAATCATGTTGAATTCGTAATGGTAGTTAGCCCCGTTTTGAGCATCCCAAGCTCGTTCGTCAAAGTCTGTCCACGCAAGTTCTACATGCAACGGTAAGATGGGGTGCATGGTATTTTTGGGGTCAATGTCCTCAACGTGTCGCCCGTTGAGTTCGCTGCGACGCACGAATGCTGACATATCGCCGTGTACTAAGTCGGTGCGAACTTGGAGTTCGAGACGCTCGATGGCTTTACGTCCTTTGGTATCTAACCGCTCGAACAAGTCACTACCGGGATAACCCCACAATTCGACTTCATAGCGATCGCTGGCTGGGTTATAAGGTACGCCGATTAAGGAAGGGGTGATGACATCTCCGACCTTAATCCAAAGTTTAATCTTTTCACCCAGCTTGCGCTCGCTTGCAACGGAAAGTTTGGAGTCGGGACCACCGCGATAAGACACTCGCAGAAACGGTACGACCGAGTCTCCCACTCTTACCAAACCGCGAACTAAGAAGGTGTCTGTACTGCGAAAATCTCTAATGTTCTGCTTTTGAAAATCTTCTTTGTTATCCTGTTGGGTAGGTTCAACGATGTCGGCTTGATTCCCAGAAGGACCGTATATGCTCAGCCATTCAAAAGGAAATAGATATTGAGCGTGCTCCATTAGGTAGAATTCCCGCTCAACCGCAAGTTGCGCCTGTTCCATCAAGTTCAGCAACTTCTGAAGTGGATTACCCTGATGGTAGTTGGGTGGATTATTGGGGTCAACTTTGACAACAGTATCGGTATTAACGATAAACATAGGAATTAAAGGTAGATTTTATACAGTGTGGTAAAGGAAAGCGACAAACTTCAGTGGTTGAGTGCTGGCGTTGCGAATACCGTGCATTCCACCACTCTTAGTGAAGACGACACTCCCGGATTTTACAGGAAGTTCTTTGAAATCTTTTTTACCCAAACCCATAACGTCACGTTCAACGGTTGGGTATTTATCTGTTGCAGGATCGTCCCCTACACGAAGGTATGCAATTCCTTCACCTTCAGTAATGTAATAAACTTCTTCCGAACCGATGTGTTGGTGAGCACCATGCTCTGCTCCAGGAGGAACGGTGACTTCATGGAAATATACCATGGAACCGCCAAGTTCTCGCTGCACGATCCAGCGCATTTCAATAATATTTTTACTTGCTGGGTCGTCACGATCCATCATAATATTGCGATATCGCACGGGTTCGATGTCTTGAGTTTGCAAGAACCAACCCCGTTGGAAATCAAGAAGATAATTTCGATCGGAAACAGTGTTTTCTGGCGCACTGGGTTCCGGGCTGCGGGGTTCTTGATGCGTGCTCGTGTAGCCGTTGTCCCAAGCAGCATTATTATCGCTGATGGGATAACCCATGGGCAAGTGGCGATCGCTCTCCCGAAAAGCTAACTCGACTTGCTTGATAGCTTTGATATCTTGCAAAGCTCCACTAAACTCCCGGACTCGCGTAATTGGTCGGTTGTAACCCATTTGGTCGAGAACCCGGTAGTCGTGGTTCGTGTTACCGGGTGCTTCAAGAGTTTCCCAAATCTCCACTTGGTAAGCATCAGTCCAATCGCAATAGTGCAGCTTGACTCTGGCTTCAGCAACGTTCTCCAAATTTTCAGGTATCACCTTAATCCAACCAATCAATTCATCTTCAACAAGCCGCTTTTTCTCCCGCGATTGTTCTATCAGGCGACTGCTCTTGTACTCTACTCGCAAGAAGTTGCACAAAAACTGACCATCTAAGTAAACTTCGCCCTTCAAAACAATGATATCTAAATAAGAGCGAACTTCTTGTACGTTATAGCGGTATCGCGAGCACCGAGTCGCATTTAGATATTGGGCGTGGTAAATGCGATCTGGGAAAGAGACAACCTTAAAAACTTCGTTCCAAGGGCTAGTGAAAATCTCGTTAAATTTTGGGTCCATTAGATTAAAGCCTCTTTAGTAATTCATCAGCTACGCGGAAGGAATTTGCTTGGATAGTCAGGGTAGGGTTAGCACTCCCTGATGTTGGCATGAAAGAACCATCAGTCACATAGAGGTTATCAAAATCCCAAGCACGGCAATTTGGGTCTAACACCGAGTCATTGCGATCGCTTCCAAAGCGTGCTCCACCCAGAATATGATTGGCAATACGTGCAATTCCATTAGGTGCTTGATACACTCCGCCATGTCCTTCAATTTGCAACTTCTCACCGTTAAGATCGGCGGAGTGTTCCAACACTTGGCGACAACAGAGTGCTATTTCATTCATTAAGAATCGGTCGTGGGAATGCCATGTCTTTCTAATAAATGCAACAGGAAGACCCCATTTATCTTTAATAGAGGGATGAAGTTCGATGCGGTTGCGCTTTAAAGGGACTTGGTTTGCCATAAAACTGACAGATAATCCTTTCCCCACCGTGTTGTCCAAGAAGTTCGCCAATCGATCGCCAACTAAATCGGTATCTTCAATAAAACCTTTCCAAAGAGTATCGAGGTCCGTACTGCGGTGAGTCCGAGCCAGCGAAACGGGTAACGCTCTGTCTGAAGTATTGTTGTAGATAGCAGCCCCAGCCCAGAGTCCCCGACTTTTGATAAACTCTTCTGTCGCACAGCAGTCGATAGCCCAGTCAGCATCCAGAGCAATTGATTTATCACTGCGCTTTGGTACGATCGCACTTGCACCGCCAAAGCAGTGAGTGAGGAAGTATTTACCAAGGAGATCGTTTTGATGAATGCGACGACCAAACTCTTGAGGGTCGTGTAACGCGGAGATTTGTAACAATCGGACTGATTCAATTGCCGAACATGCGACAATAACTAACTTGCCTTCAACAGAACGCTCTTTCCCACTCGGATCGAAATACACTACTCGATTCACTTTCGCTCCCTGACACTCCAAGCGAGCAACAAAACAATTCGGTCTGATTTCAAAGTTGGGATTGTTGGCGATCGGGCTTAACAGCGATACCCAAGTGTTGGATTTCAGCCCTAAAGGACATCCATAACGGTTGACATAGCTCGTTTTAATTGTCTCCGGATCGCTAGGAACCTTACGTCCGCTCGGTTCGTGATCGCGAGTAATCACTGCCAAAGGAGTGCGGTAGGGTAAGGCTGGTTCTTTATTTCCCGTGGTTTTGCCCAGCCATTCCATACCTATTTTTGCATAACTGCTAATAGGGTTTGGTTCTAGAGGTGGTTGATAGTTATCGCTGCTGAAAGGTTTGAGTTGGTTTTGTCGAGTCCCGTTAATACCTACCAAACGTTCGGCTTTGGCGTAGTATGGTTCCAAATCTTCATAACTAATTGCCCAATCTCTCGCTTCCGTTTGAACATCGCCGTTGGGGTCTTCCTTCAAATCCGCGCGTCCGGCGTTGAAGCTTTGCAAGCGCAAATCTAGAGGGGTAAATCTTAAAGAGACAGCACCATAGAGTTGAGTTCCACCACCAACCACTTGCGCCGTATAACCTTCAATCGTGGCAAGTTGGTTTCCATTGTCTTCATAAATATGGGGTTCATCATTAATATCAGGTTCTACGTGGCTGGAGTAAAATGCTTCACCCTTATTAGCAACATCATGCTTAATGCGTTTTGCCGGTCCATCAGCAAACAGTTCGTCGCGTTTGAAATCACTCAACCCGTCAGGATTTTGATACTGCGGTTTTAACAGCGGACCTTTTTCTAGTATGAGTACAGACTTTCCTGCTTGGACTAATGTGTGGGCGATAGGCGCACCGCCAGCACCACTTCCAATTATGACGACATCAAATTGTGTTTGCATAAAATAATACTTGTTTAACCGTGATAATCGCTATTAATACCAAGGGGTTTTTCAATGGATCTGCGCCAGTCAAAGAGGGTTGTTCCATTTTCATCGCGCAACCTTTCCGCTAGATATGCCCACCCAGCAGCACCAACATTACCGCCATATTTAGGATGAGCAAAAGCACCCGTGTAGGTGTGACGGCGTAACAATCTCAGGAAGTGAAGGGGGCTATTGTATTTGCTTTTGTCCCAACCATTGACGTTGTCCGTTGACATCTCTTTGTACAGTTCAACGTACATTTCGCGAGGCATTTCATTTGGATCTACAAAAGGATTGCGCTGTCGGAGAACGCGATCGATTTGTTCGAGGCAAATTTTGTAGTCAACGAGGTAGTGGTTTTCTTCTCGTGCCAATATATTATCGATGAAATTTGTTGCGCCAACAGATTCATCTAATTTATAGGCATAGGGGACTTGGGTCTCTGCATCTTGACGGTCTAAAGAGTTGTAATAACGGTTGACAAAGTTTTGTCCTTC
It encodes the following:
- a CDS encoding FMN-dependent NADH-azoreductase, which codes for MAHILHIDSSPRGERSFSRKFATEFVSAWKNTYPGDTVTYRDLGHNPVPHVDEAWIASAFTPPDARTPELVKAIEVSDLLVDEFLAADRYVFGVPMYNFNIPSIFKAYIDQIVRAGRTFAVDANGGFKGLVEGKKMLIVTARGGDFSPGSPAAPYDYQEPFLRAIFGFLGITDITFINVQNLGAGEDARQASLAKAQDAVKEAVASW
- a CDS encoding winged helix-turn-helix transcriptional regulator; the protein is MEAKAENHSRLTCEVETTLRVIGGRWKVLIIRELMLGVKRFGELQRALDGITQKMLTQQLREMEEDGIISRKVYPQIPPKVEYSLTPLGESLQPILYAMHEWGVKHLSQVNLTREA
- a CDS encoding salt stress protein, Slr1339 family, whose amino-acid sequence is MDSIDKLLAELKANYEQPKPEQSQQVPTNAIANYEQPKPEQSQQVPTNAIAIPLSKATNPIDNLLEQVKAEFEQKDLALEWERQEQIQQEQIQLLEIEAKKIETLKKQAQDWLDKLDPYSPEGLWFERFSEGYPSKIEAAIEYLQNNS
- a CDS encoding vWA domain-containing protein, yielding MLQNRDYTLIIDKSGSMATPDQKGGKSRWATAEESTFALATKCEQFDPDGITVYLFSGKFKRYENVTASKVTQIFQENDPAGSTDLAGVLQHALDNYFQRKSANQTKENGETILVVTDGEPDDRKAVMKVIIEASRRMDRDEELAISFIQVGKDAQATRFLKVLDDELQGAGAKFDICDTITMDDMEDMSLSEVLLNAIND
- a CDS encoding vWA domain-containing protein, yielding MMSDRDYTLILDKSGSMSTPDQAGGRSRWDIAQESTLALARKCEQFDPDGITVYVFSGKFKRYEEVTSAKVAQIFMENDPAGTTNLAGVLLHATQNYFQRKAAGKTKPNGETILIVTDGEPDDRKAVFEVIIDATRKMDRDEELGISIIQVGSDPQATKFLKALDDQLQSVGAKFDICDTLTLEDLEDMSLADVLMNAITD
- a CDS encoding cupin 2 conserved barrel domain protein, which encodes MFIVNTDTVVKVDPNNPPNYHQGNPLQKLLNLMEQAQLAVEREFYLMEHAQYLFPFEWLSIYGPSGNQADIVEPTQQDNKEDFQKQNIRDFRSTDTFLVRGLVRVGDSVVPFLRVSYRGGPDSKLSVASERKLGEKIKLWIKVGDVITPSLIGVPYNPASDRYEVELWGYPGSDLFERLDTKGRKAIERLELQVRTDLVHGDMSAFVRRSELNGRHVEDIDPKNTMHPILPLHVELAWTDFDERAWDAQNGANYHYEFNMILRGWDNYLETGISSSPHSGPGFLEYRNLLSNYGRKSQKLGDIDRNGNRINELGRLLNPWSFNAFDSKNHGSDSEPFFAVNYVDLNILKSGCGIGLHRHRDNQEIFFLVSGQGFMVMGDWCKMPQRERCFEIRTFRPGYLTMLKPGNLHGLMNSTDRDMTLFSFGGYD
- a CDS encoding cupin domain-containing protein; translated protein: MDPKFNEIFTSPWNEVFKVVSFPDRIYHAQYLNATRCSRYRYNVQEVRSYLDIIVLKGEVYLDGQFLCNFLRVEYKSSRLIEQSREKKRLVEDELIGWIKVIPENLENVAEARVKLHYCDWTDAYQVEIWETLEAPGNTNHDYRVLDQMGYNRPITRVREFSGALQDIKAIKQVELAFRESDRHLPMGYPISDNNAAWDNGYTSTHQEPRSPEPSAPENTVSDRNYLLDFQRGWFLQTQDIEPVRYRNIMMDRDDPASKNIIEMRWIVQRELGGSMVYFHEVTVPPGAEHGAHQHIGSEEVYYITEGEGIAYLRVGDDPATDKYPTVERDVMGLGKKDFKELPVKSGSVVFTKSGGMHGIRNASTQPLKFVAFLYHTV
- a CDS encoding GMC family oxidoreductase, with translation MQTQFDVVIIGSGAGGAPIAHTLVQAGKSVLILEKGPLLKPQYQNPDGLSDFKRDELFADGPAKRIKHDVANKGEAFYSSHVEPDINDEPHIYEDNGNQLATIEGYTAQVVGGGTQLYGAVSLRFTPLDLRLQSFNAGRADLKEDPNGDVQTEARDWAISYEDLEPYYAKAERLVGINGTRQNQLKPFSSDNYQPPLEPNPISSYAKIGMEWLGKTTGNKEPALPYRTPLAVITRDHEPSGRKVPSDPETIKTSYVNRYGCPLGLKSNTWVSLLSPIANNPNFEIRPNCFVARLECQGAKVNRVVYFDPSGKERSVEGKLVIVACSAIESVRLLQISALHDPQEFGRRIHQNDLLGKYFLTHCFGGASAIVPKRSDKSIALDADWAIDCCATEEFIKSRGLWAGAAIYNNTSDRALPVSLARTHRSTDLDTLWKGFIEDTDLVGDRLANFLDNTVGKGLSVSFMANQVPLKRNRIELHPSIKDKWGLPVAFIRKTWHSHDRFLMNEIALCCRQVLEHSADLNGEKLQIEGHGGVYQAPNGIARIANHILGGARFGSDRNDSVLDPNCRAWDFDNLYVTDGSFMPTSGSANPTLTIQANSFRVADELLKRL